A stretch of the Teretinema zuelzerae genome encodes the following:
- a CDS encoding DEAD/DEAH box helicase, producing MTTEDSLSRILSDPAFAPYIGNIQKIPAKDGILVPFPENLDPRLEESCRDRGMKQLYSHQRESWASVRGGSHTVIVTPTASGKTLCYNLPVMQTLLENPDARALYLFPTKALSQDQQNEINGMVGNVERGGGLEGSRIPLRVCIYDGDTPQSLRNDARDKGRIIISNPDMLHSGVLPNHTRWIRFFSNLKFIVIDEMHMYRGIFGSHMANLLRRLLRVARFYGSEPVFILCSATIGNPGELAEKLIGAPVNLIDKNGAPSGEKTVILYNPPLVDAVQGIRRSVMNESQRWALSFLKAGIKTILFAHSRVKTEVIASYINDSLANVFNQNHGITVVPYRGGLLPLERRKIEKGLREGDIQGVVSTNALELGIDIGGLDAAVVAGFPGSFSSFWQQAGRAGRRRGASVAVFIASASPLDQYIMNHPDYFFARPQETAWLDPDNPYVISDHIKCAAFELPFTDAELERGGFPETAATEILEYLQEDGILRHTGGRWHWSDRSYPAEAVSLRSATADNVVVVDMTKGRNAVIGEMDRPSARELLFPRAIYIHLGRQYVVTSLDIPNRRAEVEETEVNYYTDAVVKTDIKVLSEDERIEPAPQGSEVILGDLLVRTQVSKFKKIRFHTHENIGFGEIALDAEEHETRGMIILMPEAPDSPLYPPGYAELDEAARAEALSGIGSILRSVAPFFLLCDRRDIGFAPRVRDPHFGCPALYVFDSAPGGSGLSEALSLRLPEVFAAASERARTCGCDSGCPSCIGVLATGAEVKSAAVSLLAALSGS from the coding sequence ATGACTACCGAGGACTCTCTTTCCCGCATTCTCTCCGATCCCGCGTTCGCTCCCTACATCGGGAACATTCAAAAGATTCCCGCGAAGGACGGAATACTGGTTCCCTTTCCGGAAAATCTGGATCCCCGGCTTGAAGAGTCTTGCCGCGACCGGGGAATGAAGCAGCTGTACTCTCATCAAAGGGAATCCTGGGCCTCGGTACGCGGAGGATCGCACACAGTCATCGTAACGCCGACTGCATCCGGAAAAACGCTTTGCTACAACCTGCCCGTCATGCAAACCCTTCTCGAGAATCCGGACGCCCGGGCCCTCTATCTTTTTCCGACTAAGGCGCTGAGCCAGGATCAGCAGAACGAAATCAACGGAATGGTCGGCAATGTAGAGCGGGGCGGCGGCCTGGAAGGGAGCCGCATTCCCTTGCGAGTGTGCATCTACGACGGAGACACTCCTCAGTCGCTGAGAAACGACGCCCGGGACAAGGGACGCATCATCATATCGAATCCTGATATGCTCCATTCGGGAGTTCTGCCCAATCACACCAGATGGATCCGCTTTTTTTCCAACCTCAAATTCATCGTGATCGATGAAATGCACATGTACCGGGGTATTTTCGGCAGCCACATGGCGAATCTGCTGAGACGCCTGTTGCGTGTCGCGCGATTCTACGGCTCCGAGCCTGTATTCATCCTGTGTTCCGCCACGATCGGCAATCCCGGCGAGCTTGCGGAAAAACTGATCGGAGCGCCGGTCAATCTCATTGATAAAAACGGCGCGCCCTCGGGAGAGAAAACGGTTATTCTGTACAATCCGCCGCTCGTGGACGCGGTGCAGGGCATCAGGCGCAGCGTCATGAACGAAAGCCAGCGCTGGGCCCTGTCCTTTCTGAAGGCAGGGATTAAGACGATACTGTTCGCCCATTCGCGGGTGAAAACAGAGGTGATCGCCTCCTACATCAACGATTCGCTCGCGAACGTGTTCAATCAGAACCATGGCATCACCGTCGTTCCGTACCGGGGCGGACTCTTGCCGCTGGAACGGCGAAAAATCGAAAAAGGACTGCGCGAAGGCGATATTCAGGGCGTCGTGTCCACGAACGCGCTTGAGCTGGGCATCGATATAGGAGGCCTCGACGCGGCCGTCGTCGCAGGCTTTCCCGGTTCGTTCTCCTCCTTTTGGCAGCAGGCGGGCCGCGCAGGCAGGAGACGGGGGGCCTCTGTCGCCGTATTCATCGCTTCGGCTTCTCCGCTCGATCAATACATTATGAACCATCCTGATTATTTCTTTGCGCGCCCCCAGGAGACCGCCTGGCTCGATCCCGATAATCCCTACGTTATTTCGGACCATATCAAATGCGCGGCCTTCGAACTGCCGTTTACCGATGCGGAGCTTGAACGCGGCGGCTTCCCTGAAACCGCCGCAACTGAAATTCTTGAATATCTGCAGGAGGACGGCATTCTCCGCCATACCGGAGGCAGGTGGCACTGGTCGGACCGCTCCTATCCGGCGGAAGCGGTCAGCCTCCGTTCCGCTACTGCCGACAATGTCGTCGTAGTGGACATGACGAAGGGCCGCAATGCGGTGATCGGCGAAATGGACCGGCCTTCAGCGCGCGAGCTGCTTTTTCCGCGGGCGATCTACATCCACCTGGGACGCCAATACGTCGTAACTTCTCTCGACATTCCGAACCGGCGCGCCGAAGTCGAGGAAACCGAGGTTAATTACTATACCGATGCGGTGGTGAAAACGGACATCAAGGTTTTGTCGGAAGACGAGCGCATCGAACCTGCGCCGCAAGGATCCGAGGTGATTCTCGGAGATCTGTTAGTACGGACCCAGGTGTCCAAGTTCAAGAAAATTCGATTTCATACGCACGAGAACATCGGTTTCGGAGAAATCGCTCTCGATGCGGAAGAGCATGAAACGCGCGGCATGATCATTTTGATGCCCGAAGCCCCGGACAGCCCTTTATATCCTCCGGGATACGCAGAACTCGACGAAGCCGCAAGGGCAGAGGCCTTGTCCGGCATCGGCTCGATTCTGCGTTCAGTAGCCCCGTTCTTTCTGCTGTGCGACCGCCGCGACATAGGCTTTGCCCCCCGTGTGCGCGATCCTCATTTCGGCTGCCCCGCGCTCTACGTGTTCGACTCGGCTCCCGGGGGGTCTGGGCTGTCCGAGGCTCTGTCCTTGCGCCTTCCCGAGGTATTCGCCGCGGCTTCCGAGCGGGCTCGCACCTGCGGCTGCGATTCCGGATGTCCGTCGTGCATCGGAGTACTTGCGACCGGAGCGGAGGTTAAGTCCGCCGCGGTCTCCCTTCTTGCCGCGCTTTCGGGAAGTTGA
- a CDS encoding valine--pyruvate transaminase, producing MNFSSFGKKLTGDSGILRLMDDLGRPLPEGVVPRMLGGGNPARITKVEQAYRREMESLLARPDEFENAISRYDAPQGRIRFIESLVGFFRGQYGWDIGPENIAITNGSQSAFFYLFNLFSENGKERKTILFPLVPEYVGYADQGIDPDTFVTLPARTTNDDEHTFKYRIDLPLVTEYLADHPEVGALCVSRPTNPTGNVLTDDEIRALARLAARHGIPLMIDNAYGMPFPDIIFPDMLDGTPAPYWDEHTILSMSLSKIGLPSLRTGIVIASAEIVRAISSLNSIVALASGSLGQVLAEGMILSGELKSLASDVVQPFYRGKSREAQAWVSEFWEGRPWQIHRNEGSIFLWLYLPDLTIPAIELYAHLKSRGVVVVPGEYFFFGREKGSDAEQSWKNHPHREKCLRLNYSRPAEEVREGLRIISEVSGIYR from the coding sequence ATGAATTTTTCCTCGTTCGGTAAAAAATTGACCGGAGATTCCGGAATTCTGAGGCTTATGGATGATTTGGGACGCCCGCTGCCCGAGGGCGTCGTTCCGCGGATGCTGGGCGGCGGCAATCCCGCGCGCATAACCAAGGTGGAACAGGCCTACCGGCGTGAAATGGAATCGCTGTTGGCCCGTCCGGATGAGTTTGAAAACGCGATCAGCAGATACGACGCTCCTCAGGGACGCATTCGATTTATCGAATCCCTCGTCGGCTTTTTCCGCGGCCAGTACGGTTGGGACATAGGACCGGAGAACATCGCCATAACGAACGGCAGCCAGTCCGCCTTTTTTTATCTCTTTAATCTTTTTTCCGAGAACGGAAAGGAACGGAAAACCATTCTGTTTCCCCTCGTTCCCGAGTACGTCGGGTACGCCGATCAGGGCATAGACCCGGACACCTTCGTAACGCTTCCTGCCAGAACAACCAACGACGACGAACATACCTTCAAGTACAGGATCGATTTGCCCTTGGTTACGGAATATCTCGCCGATCATCCGGAAGTAGGGGCTCTGTGCGTTTCCCGGCCGACGAATCCGACAGGAAACGTTCTAACCGATGACGAAATCCGCGCCCTTGCCCGATTGGCCGCCCGGCACGGAATTCCGCTTATGATCGACAACGCCTACGGAATGCCGTTTCCCGACATCATATTCCCGGACATGCTGGACGGAACGCCTGCGCCCTACTGGGACGAACACACGATTTTATCGATGAGCCTCTCGAAAATCGGCCTGCCTTCGCTGCGCACCGGAATCGTGATTGCCTCTGCGGAAATCGTCCGGGCGATTTCTTCTCTCAATTCCATCGTCGCCCTTGCGTCCGGGTCGCTCGGCCAGGTACTCGCCGAAGGGATGATTCTCAGCGGGGAGCTCAAATCTCTCGCGAGCGATGTCGTTCAGCCCTTTTACCGCGGAAAATCGCGAGAAGCCCAGGCCTGGGTTTCCGAGTTCTGGGAAGGCAGGCCCTGGCAGATTCATCGCAATGAAGGATCTATTTTTCTCTGGCTCTATCTTCCAGATCTGACTATTCCGGCAATCGAGTTATACGCTCATCTGAAAAGCAGGGGAGTCGTGGTCGTTCCGGGCGAGTATTTTTTCTTCGGCCGCGAAAAGGGCTCCGACGCAGAACAATCTTGGAAAAACCACCCGCATCGCGAAAAATGCCTCCGACTGAATTATTCCCGGCCAGCGGAAGAGGTTCGGGAAGGTTTGCGAATCATTTCGGAAGTCTCCGGAATATACCGGTAA
- a CDS encoding UvrB/UvrC motif-containing protein, translating into MKCDICRRKSAVIFVQQVSRDGSIELHLCEECARERGFTTGESKMDISLGGIFSGITEGSADAGKLIPSCPQCGTALSEIRKTGRAGCAECYHAFQAEIIGILRKDGIDFSYTGPLPAIHEAFQNERVAPENMREELRKAIEREDYELAAYYRDRIRALGDKND; encoded by the coding sequence ATGAAGTGCGATATTTGCAGGCGTAAGTCCGCCGTTATTTTCGTTCAACAGGTTTCGCGGGACGGATCGATCGAATTGCATTTATGCGAAGAATGCGCCCGCGAGAGGGGTTTCACCACCGGCGAAAGCAAGATGGATATATCCCTGGGCGGCATATTTTCCGGAATAACCGAAGGTTCAGCCGATGCGGGAAAACTCATTCCCTCCTGTCCCCAATGCGGTACCGCGCTTTCTGAAATACGAAAAACCGGCCGCGCAGGCTGCGCGGAATGCTATCATGCATTTCAAGCGGAAATCATCGGCATTCTGCGCAAGGACGGCATAGACTTCTCCTATACAGGCCCGCTTCCCGCAATCCATGAAGCCTTTCAAAACGAACGGGTCGCTCCGGAAAACATGCGCGAAGAATTGAGAAAGGCGATTGAACGCGAAGATTACGAGTTGGCGGCGTATTATCGGGATCGAATACGGGCGCTCGGAGATAAAAATGACTAA
- a CDS encoding ABC transporter ATP-binding protein, with amino-acid sequence MSDIVLELQDVSKTYPSEAEVLRILNGASLALSRGEKIAITGESGCGKSTLLNIIGGLDTPDAGTIQAGSFSVHALSERDLARYRSSYLGLVFQFHYLLKDFSALENVMLPAFMAGVSRREALERAKELLADVGLEHRLHHFPSQLSGGERQRAAVARALVNRPALMLADEPTGNLDPANALMIQDVLFSAADRHNASLIIVTHDPAMASRADHLYRLQEGRLVRS; translated from the coding sequence ATGAGTGATATAGTTCTGGAATTGCAGGACGTTTCAAAAACCTATCCCAGCGAAGCCGAAGTGCTGCGCATATTGAACGGCGCGAGCCTTGCGCTCTCCAGGGGCGAGAAAATCGCGATAACAGGAGAGTCGGGATGCGGTAAGAGCACCCTTCTCAATATCATCGGAGGGCTGGATACTCCGGATGCAGGAACGATACAGGCCGGTTCCTTTTCGGTTCATGCCTTGAGCGAACGCGATCTTGCGCGGTATAGAAGCTCGTATCTCGGGCTGGTGTTTCAGTTCCATTACCTGTTAAAGGATTTTTCCGCCCTCGAAAACGTGATGCTGCCTGCTTTCATGGCGGGCGTATCCCGGAGGGAAGCTCTTGAGAGGGCGAAAGAGCTGCTTGCAGACGTCGGTTTGGAACACCGGCTGCATCATTTCCCTTCGCAATTATCGGGCGGAGAGAGGCAGCGGGCAGCCGTCGCCCGGGCCCTGGTGAACAGGCCTGCATTAATGCTCGCCGACGAGCCGACGGGAAATCTCGATCCCGCGAACGCTCTGATGATCCAGGATGTGCTATTCTCGGCCGCCGATCGTCACAACGCTTCGCTGATCATCGTCACTCACGATCCGGCTATGGCTTCGCGGGCCGATCATCTGTATCGGCTTCAGGAAGGAAGGCTGGTCCGCTCATGA
- a CDS encoding glucose-1-phosphate adenylyltransferase, with amino-acid sequence MSKVLSIILGGGKGTRLYPLTKERSKPAVPFGGKHRIVDIPISNCINSGFNQIYVLTQFNSASLHMHVAHAYNFDSFSGGFVEILAAEQTFEHSGWYEGTADAVRKNFMHFKTQKPTHYIILSGDQLYHMDLAEFLKKHQESGADITIACTAVNRADASGFGILKADKTNKITEFMEKPGSTKDISEWIIPDETRTPGAVKGKDYLASMGIYIFNANVMEESLNNTLTDFGKEIIPEGIKKYAVNAYVYDGYWEDIGTIRSFYDATLDLTGITPKFNFYDEDAPIYTHNRNLPSSKVNMATLDQVTTSEGCVITNATIKRSVIGIRSIIESGSYLEGVICMGADCYETDSEKADNAAKKIPNIGIGERCVIRRSIIDKNARIGKDVSIGMGKIPEDGDYGWYHVVDGIYVITKNACVPDGTVI; translated from the coding sequence GTGTCAAAAGTCCTCTCGATAATTCTCGGCGGCGGAAAAGGAACCCGCCTGTATCCATTAACAAAGGAACGATCAAAACCGGCCGTACCGTTCGGGGGAAAGCATAGAATCGTCGATATTCCGATATCGAACTGCATCAACTCGGGATTCAATCAGATTTATGTTTTGACACAGTTCAACTCGGCGTCTTTGCATATGCATGTGGCGCACGCGTATAACTTCGATTCGTTTTCAGGCGGCTTCGTAGAGATTCTTGCGGCAGAACAAACCTTCGAACACTCCGGCTGGTACGAGGGAACCGCAGACGCGGTGCGGAAAAACTTCATGCACTTTAAAACGCAAAAGCCGACCCACTACATCATTCTTTCCGGCGATCAGCTGTATCATATGGACCTGGCCGAATTTCTCAAAAAGCACCAAGAATCCGGAGCAGACATCACCATAGCGTGTACGGCGGTCAATCGCGCCGACGCATCCGGATTCGGCATATTGAAGGCGGACAAAACCAATAAAATCACCGAATTCATGGAGAAACCCGGTTCGACAAAGGATATATCCGAATGGATCATTCCCGACGAAACCCGGACTCCCGGCGCCGTGAAAGGGAAGGACTACCTCGCTTCCATGGGCATATACATTTTCAATGCAAACGTCATGGAAGAATCCTTGAACAATACGCTCACGGATTTCGGCAAAGAAATCATCCCCGAGGGAATAAAAAAATACGCGGTCAACGCCTATGTCTACGACGGATATTGGGAAGACATCGGAACGATCAGAAGCTTTTACGATGCGACGCTCGATCTCACTGGAATAACGCCGAAATTCAATTTTTACGACGAAGACGCTCCGATCTACACGCATAACAGAAACCTTCCGTCATCGAAAGTGAATATGGCGACTCTCGACCAGGTTACCACCTCCGAAGGATGCGTCATCACTAACGCCACGATTAAGCGCTCTGTGATCGGCATCCGCTCGATAATAGAAAGCGGATCCTATCTTGAAGGCGTAATCTGCATGGGCGCGGACTGTTACGAAACAGATTCCGAAAAAGCGGACAACGCGGCGAAGAAAATTCCCAACATCGGAATCGGAGAACGCTGCGTAATACGCAGATCGATCATCGACAAAAACGCAAGAATAGGAAAAGACGTCTCGATCGGAATGGGAAAGATTCCCGAAGACGGAGACTACGGCTGGTATCATGTGGTGGACGGCATCTATGTCATCACCAAGAACGCCTGCGTACCGGACGGAACTGTGATTTAA
- a CDS encoding ATP-dependent Clp protease ATP-binding subunit, translating into MFKGLSQRAQKLLTILGQEEAKRSNADQLLPEHILLALVRAADSTAFSVLQGLKINILALQLQLEQALPARVGTIVFGDIPPSRRLRGMLDAASIEARTLRHDYIGTEHILLACIRESQSVMNQFFEQETITVDEVRQLILEMTSARDVTVVTRPKRPSQNETANQRNASLLQEFSRDLTAMSREGRLDPVIGRENEIKRMVQILSRRNKNNPVLVGEPGVGKTAIVEGLAQRIVAEKVPHNLVGKRLLVLDLASVIAGTKYRGEFEERLKRIMKEIAEAGNIILFIDELHTIIGAGGAEGAMDASNMLKPALARGDLQCIGATTLAEYRKYFEKDAALERRFQTILVHESDPADTLKILKGIRSRYETHHSVVYTEETLQSIVDLSRRYLTDRFFPDKAIDVLDEAGAMKKIEGDVRPDELNTLEQRINELAEQKKELVQTQNYERAALIRDEVRRLKSEIEDIRAKWQNPEPASVNTVTPQDICDVISVMTGIPASALNESESVRLVNLEKELHQTIIGQNDAISVIASAIRRSRAGISSTRRPMGSFIFLGPTGVGKTLLAKTLAKFLFGAEDSLVRIDMSDYMEKHNASRLVGAPPGYVGFEDGGLLTEKIRRNPYAVILLDEIEKAHPDVFNLLLQVLEEGELKDNLGHTVNFRNTVIIMTSNAGARLINRENRLGFSLGRDGVMDYEEIRSSAMSELKRLFNPEFINRIDDIIVFNALTRPEIASILKIQIGELQSRLSEQKIALDLKPAARSYLVENGYEPSMGARPMRRLIQKEIEDPLSLLIISGQLQPGDTVRVDGRSGKLAISVKKPLLPVLRSDSASPTDSLRSRDEDLSGVPEHENEEPCTKR; encoded by the coding sequence ATGTTTAAGGGATTGTCGCAACGGGCTCAAAAGCTGTTAACCATACTGGGACAGGAAGAAGCGAAAAGATCTAACGCCGATCAGCTTCTTCCCGAGCACATTCTGCTCGCCCTCGTCCGCGCGGCGGACAGCACCGCGTTCTCCGTATTGCAGGGGCTGAAAATCAATATTCTCGCACTGCAGCTTCAGCTTGAACAGGCGCTTCCCGCCCGCGTCGGAACCATCGTCTTCGGCGATATTCCTCCCTCCAGGCGACTGCGGGGCATGCTGGACGCAGCCTCGATCGAAGCGCGCACGCTACGCCATGATTATATCGGAACCGAACATATTCTTCTTGCCTGCATCAGGGAATCCCAGAGCGTGATGAACCAGTTTTTCGAGCAGGAAACGATAACGGTGGACGAAGTACGCCAGTTGATTCTCGAAATGACCAGCGCCCGGGACGTTACAGTCGTAACCCGTCCGAAACGGCCCTCGCAGAACGAAACCGCCAATCAGAGAAACGCGAGCCTGCTTCAGGAATTCAGCCGGGATTTAACCGCGATGAGCAGGGAAGGGCGCCTGGACCCGGTCATAGGCCGTGAAAATGAAATCAAGCGGATGGTGCAGATACTTTCCCGGAGAAATAAAAATAATCCGGTTCTCGTAGGAGAGCCGGGTGTCGGAAAAACCGCCATTGTAGAAGGCCTCGCCCAGCGGATAGTCGCCGAAAAAGTTCCCCATAATCTGGTAGGAAAGCGCCTTCTCGTTCTCGATCTCGCTTCCGTAATAGCCGGAACGAAATATCGGGGCGAGTTCGAGGAACGGCTGAAAAGGATCATGAAAGAAATCGCGGAAGCCGGCAACATAATTCTTTTTATAGACGAGCTTCATACGATTATCGGAGCCGGCGGAGCCGAGGGCGCGATGGACGCTTCCAACATGCTCAAACCAGCCTTGGCCCGCGGCGATTTGCAGTGCATCGGAGCGACCACTCTCGCCGAATATCGAAAGTATTTCGAAAAAGACGCGGCTCTCGAGCGGAGGTTTCAAACTATCCTCGTCCATGAAAGCGACCCTGCCGACACCTTGAAGATACTAAAGGGTATTCGTTCGCGCTATGAAACCCATCACTCGGTCGTGTATACGGAAGAAACCCTTCAAAGCATCGTTGATCTTTCCCGGCGCTACCTTACGGACCGTTTTTTCCCGGACAAGGCCATTGATGTCCTCGACGAAGCCGGTGCCATGAAGAAAATCGAGGGCGACGTACGTCCGGACGAATTGAATACGCTCGAACAGCGGATCAACGAACTTGCCGAACAGAAGAAAGAGTTGGTTCAAACGCAGAATTACGAGCGCGCCGCCCTGATACGGGATGAAGTACGCCGTTTAAAGAGCGAAATCGAGGATATCCGTGCCAAATGGCAGAATCCCGAGCCTGCCTCGGTCAATACGGTGACTCCTCAGGATATCTGCGATGTAATCTCCGTAATGACCGGCATTCCTGCGAGCGCGTTGAACGAGTCCGAGTCCGTACGGCTTGTAAACCTGGAAAAAGAGCTCCATCAGACGATCATCGGGCAGAACGACGCCATATCCGTCATAGCGAGCGCGATCAGGCGCTCGCGGGCGGGCATTTCCTCGACGCGCAGGCCGATGGGCTCGTTCATCTTCCTCGGGCCCACAGGAGTCGGAAAAACCCTCCTCGCTAAAACGCTTGCAAAATTTTTGTTCGGCGCCGAAGACTCCCTTGTTCGCATAGACATGAGCGACTATATGGAGAAGCACAACGCGTCCCGCCTGGTCGGCGCTCCTCCCGGCTATGTGGGCTTCGAAGACGGAGGATTATTAACGGAAAAAATCCGACGGAATCCGTACGCGGTGATCCTTCTAGACGAGATAGAAAAAGCTCACCCGGATGTTTTCAATCTGCTCCTGCAGGTGCTCGAGGAAGGCGAACTAAAGGACAACCTCGGACATACCGTCAACTTCCGCAATACGGTCATCATCATGACGAGCAACGCCGGCGCTCGACTCATCAACCGCGAGAACCGCCTCGGCTTCTCGCTCGGGCGGGACGGAGTGATGGATTATGAAGAAATTCGATCGAGCGCGATGAGCGAACTCAAGCGTCTTTTCAATCCCGAGTTCATCAACCGCATAGACGATATCATCGTGTTCAACGCGCTTACCCGGCCCGAGATCGCGTCGATCCTGAAAATACAGATCGGAGAGCTGCAATCAAGGCTGTCTGAACAGAAAATCGCTCTCGATCTCAAGCCCGCCGCCCGTTCGTATCTCGTCGAAAACGGATATGAGCCTTCCATGGGCGCTCGGCCCATGCGTCGCCTGATTCAAAAGGAAATCGAGGATCCGCTTTCGCTGTTGATCATTTCAGGACAATTGCAGCCCGGAGATACCGTCCGCGTGGACGGCCGCAGCGGAAAGCTGGCGATCAGCGTGAAAAAACCGCTGTTGCCGGTTTTGCGCTCGGATTCCGCCTCGCCGACTGACTCTTTGCGCAGCAGGGACGAGGATTTATCGGGAGTTCCGGAACACGAAAACGAAGAGCCGTGCACAAAGAGATGA
- a CDS encoding FtsX-like permease family protein, which produces MRMGVSVLFALRLMGIGSRLSLSNARKSLIGAVAGIGISLVPLIAVLVVADGMIEGISGRIIELSSGHLRVADYSGLSDASGDAGALESLRAELPRYSASIADAAAERQGLGIAIGPKGRSGSTIRAVSDAFFTRSFGSDGFLRVVAGTGGAPEQGEAVIGEKLAETVGLAPGDRIRLLTIHRSPSGKETPKFASRTVRSVVSSGYQELDALWVFVPFASDSSILDPDTAHSFISVYTDDPYGDLSGVRDELLGSLPDGFDCYTWKELNRSQLQSFNTTRILLLFIMFLILCIASVNVSSALVMTVMERRKEIAILKSIGAHPSDIAFAFVLAGFFTGLGGVVAGLPLGILCALNINEIFSFLEQVLNGISGFAYALGSSSSSAPPAAVKLLDPAYYIQGIPVRLDAAELYLVAAGTLLLSSLVSIFPALRAGSEKPLDTLRKV; this is translated from the coding sequence ATGAGAATGGGTGTCTCGGTTCTTTTCGCGCTGCGCCTTATGGGAATCGGATCACGGCTTTCGCTCTCTAACGCCCGCAAGAGTTTGATAGGCGCCGTGGCGGGAATCGGAATCAGCCTCGTTCCGCTCATCGCGGTTCTCGTCGTAGCCGACGGCATGATTGAAGGCATTTCGGGGCGCATTATCGAATTATCCTCGGGCCATCTGCGAGTCGCCGATTATTCGGGACTTTCGGACGCTTCAGGGGATGCGGGCGCTCTTGAGTCATTGAGAGCCGAACTGCCCCGGTATTCGGCCTCGATTGCGGACGCCGCGGCAGAACGCCAGGGGCTCGGAATCGCCATCGGGCCGAAGGGAAGAAGCGGTTCGACGATTCGCGCCGTGTCAGATGCTTTCTTTACCCGATCCTTCGGATCGGACGGATTCCTCCGCGTGGTTGCGGGAACGGGCGGGGCTCCTGAACAGGGCGAAGCCGTCATCGGAGAGAAACTTGCCGAAACTGTCGGCCTCGCTCCCGGAGACCGCATCAGGCTGCTCACCATACATCGAAGCCCTTCCGGCAAGGAAACGCCGAAGTTCGCCTCGAGAACAGTGCGCTCGGTCGTTTCCTCAGGCTATCAGGAGCTCGACGCGCTGTGGGTTTTCGTGCCCTTCGCCTCGGACTCAAGCATCCTCGATCCGGACACTGCTCATTCCTTCATCAGCGTGTATACGGACGATCCCTACGGCGATTTGTCCGGCGTCCGGGATGAACTTCTCGGAAGTCTCCCCGACGGATTCGATTGCTATACCTGGAAGGAATTGAACAGATCCCAGCTTCAGTCCTTCAATACAACGCGCATCCTCCTGCTGTTCATCATGTTTCTCATATTGTGCATAGCCTCGGTGAACGTTTCTTCGGCCCTGGTTATGACCGTAATGGAAAGGCGGAAGGAAATCGCGATACTGAAAAGCATCGGCGCTCATCCGTCGGACATCGCCTTCGCCTTCGTTCTGGCCGGCTTCTTCACGGGGCTGGGAGGAGTCGTCGCGGGCCTTCCGCTGGGAATCCTGTGCGCATTGAACATCAACGAGATTTTTTCGTTTTTGGAGCAGGTTTTAAACGGCATTTCGGGATTCGCCTATGCGTTGGGCTCTTCTTCCTCGTCGGCCCCTCCCGCCGCAGTCAAGCTGCTCGATCCGGCGTATTATATTCAGGGCATACCCGTTCGGCTCGATGCGGCCGAACTGTATCTCGTGGCGGCCGGAACCCTGCTGCTTTCTTCGCTTGTTTCGATTTTTCCGGCTTTGAGGGCGGGATCGGAAAAACCGCTCGATACCTTAAGGAAGGTGTGA